In Ursus arctos isolate Adak ecotype North America unplaced genomic scaffold, UrsArc2.0 scaffold_2, whole genome shotgun sequence, the genomic stretch GGTGACTGCCGAGTCATGTCTAGAGCTCCAGGCCACAGTCCGCTGAGTCCGCTCCCCTGCTAAAACACGGGAGggatggaaagaaagaggaaccccttctcctttctcttctgttcttttaacCTCCATGTGGCTAACATGCTAAGATGGGGAAAGATCATTGGAATTCTTTTACTAAAGGGTCCGGACAGTTTCTGAAGGGAATTACAATGCTAGAGGGATCATCATTAAAGATTACTTGAATTTAATCTAATGAGGTCAGAtacctaaaaaaattttaataacttgtACAGGGAGCATTTTCTGATTTGGTCCTGCATTTTGATTTGCTCCCAAACCTCACCCACATCCCATTAAATCTCTACGACAGGCAACCCTACACCTTATCCGAAAGAAATCACCAGTTCTGAATCTTTCTCCCCCATCCATCCTCAAGGAACCCTGGTTGCAGAATCAGAGAGGCCGCCAGTGCAAGTAGAGGGATGAGCTCAGAAAGAGAGAAGTTCCTCAATTGGAATTTCCCACATGTGGGAGCTGCCAGCAGGTTGGccctttgatttatttattcagtgcattttaaaaaaaaattatttatttttagtaatctctacacataacgtggggctcaaactcaccaccctgaggtcaagagtcgcctgttctaatgactgagccagccaggtgccccttcagtgCATCTTTCGAAGGCAAATATAtgtgttcccctcccccccagcgaTCACAGAGCTAAGATCTTATTTGAAAAGATCATTTCTGCTAATGAACAAGGTTCTGGTAGTACCCCAAACTACGACAAGTCCTTGTTATTGTCTGTTAGGGTGTTTATTTCTCCATGATTTAGCCAACATATGGTATTTGGTGGCCGCATCAAAGAGCAATGCTGGTGTTTAAAGACTGCTCTCTATCTCTATTTCTGTTCAGATTCTCCCCAGGATCCGAGGACCCTGGATGGGTTGGGGGCAGATAGTAAGATTCTGATTCCTCCTATCATGGATTAAATCaagaagcagggcagagggaggtgtGAAAGTATAGCATAATTCTTACTGAAAAATGCTAGAAGTTTCTGTGGGagtttgagagagaaaagcagggaggATCTTAGCCTGAAACAGAGGGGTCCATCAGTCCATCAGTCCACTGGTGGAATCTCTGCGGATCCTGGTTGTTGGGCATTGACTTGCACTTTTTCCTGCAGCCTGTCTCTCCTCTGcaccttcttttctcttcagtgGAAGACTGTCCGGTATGTTAAGTTTACAGGTGGATTACGTGTACGAAGATTTGCTGCATTTACAACGAGGACAACATTTGCTAAGGGCTTACTTTGAAGCTAGGGACTATTTTAAGTGTACCAAGTGCTTTGACTCATTTAGTTCTCACAACGCCCTACGAAATAAGTACTGTTCTGATCAGgctcatttttatagatgagaaaactgtggcACCGAGGGACAATGGCCTGTCCAGTTCACACAGCTCATAAGcggaagagctgggatttgaaccccaggCAGTTTAACTCAAGAACCACAAACCCCTGAGCATCCTGCAACACTTTCTAGCCTCCCCATCCTCGACGTGGTGTGTCTTTTCACTCATTTGAATCTTTGCCACCTTCAGTAACATTTGTATAGTGTAAAAGAGATGACCCTATGCAACTTTTGTCAGAGTTATTTCAGGATACTTTCAAGGCTTTTTTGGTTGTATGTATGGTGGAATTCTTAAATTATACATTCTGATTCTCACTTATGGCCTTTAAACTGCCCTTTTTCATAACTATGAGTAAAGCCATATGTGAGTTCAAAAGCACATTAACTCTGCCCACCTAGAAGAAGCGATAGTGAGAAGCTCATGCAGTCATTCTGGGCTCATCTGTCATGCTGTCTCATGAGTCCAGAGCGGGATGTGGGCAGAAGCGTCTGGAGAGGAGGCAGTGCCAGCTGCTGGAGCCTAACGGGAAGGAGCCCTGGGTGTCACGCTAGGGAATTTGGACGACTTCTGGTTTCAAACCTTTCAACACAAGGTTTTGGCGAGAAAGCGAGATCTCTTGAGTTTGCTTTTATCAGCGTGGTTCTTGCATCATTCTGCAGGGTGACTTGTGCTCGGGAAGGCTGGTGGGAGGGAGTGCTAATGTTAGGTGCCATTGTGCTACGGCAGGTGAGAGGTAATAAACGTCTGACCTAAGACAATAacaggaaaaatagaaatggagagGGTGTGCTGATGTGAGAAACAGGTTCGGGGAAAATCAACAGGCCTGGGTTAAATGttgcaggagagaaagagagaggagttGAAGTCGTCACCAGAAAGACTGACGTCAAGTGAAACAGGTAGTATGGGAGGGGTGGGCCCGCAGAAAGTGGCAGGGAAGTAAATCTGGTGTTGCTTTGGCCCAGGTGGAAAGCCAGAATGGCAGCCGCAGAAATGCCACAGCACGATGTAAATGCTAATGAAATCAGAAAAGTGGAGCTCTCCAGTAAAATGGAAAACAGGGTTTTCTGCGTGGTTTACAGGGTTTATAGGGGAGCCTGATTGGGACTGCGGCCAAGCACTTGGGAGTTAAAGGCATATAAATAGTATTTGAAGCCACAGAAAAGGGTGAGGTCCCTCCAGATAGAGTTCCTGTCTTtagtaaaaagcaaacaaataggACAATCAGTTAAATTTGAACATCAGATAAACGACAATGGCTTGTCCAGTCGCTAAAACGACTTTTTAGCATATTCCACGTGATGTTTAGGACATGCTTATcctaaaaatgatttctttacgtgacattcaaatttaactgggtgccATGTGTTACCCCTGACAGCCAGAACACAGGCTGCAAACAGAGGCCTGCAGGGACCAGGAAGGCCATTGCCCAGGGTGGCTGGTGTGTGAAGCACAGTGAAGGGTGGGCCAGCTGGGAGCAACGATGTCAGCTCCGGTGGACTGGGTTTGGCTGGCCTCTAGGGTGTCCAGTATTCTAATGTTTCAaaacataataaatgtatttaatgtgGACTATCCCAATTTTAAAACGGgacaacagagaagagaaaaaacataGTGAGGTCTATGGGTATGTCAGCCACTGGTTTGCAACCTCTGATTTAATCCGTAGAGAGAGGGTGGGGCAGATTTTTACCCCATAAATTACAGTGCTTTGCAGTGTTAGGGTAAACGGTACTTGGGTGTGGTGAGAGGATGGAGCAAGGGATTGATTCCCTCCTGCAAAAGGTAAGAGGTGGACTCCACTCCTGGCTCTGACTCCATAGTCTTGCCCCGCAGGGCCTggaccccccccctcccccccgggaGCTGGCCGCTGGACAAAGCCCACTGGGCTGAGCCCAGTGCTGCCCGCTCTCGCAGGGCCTGAGAAAGATAAGGCTATCCCACCAGCGGTTCAGGTAGCGCAGCGGCAACGGGGCCCTGCAGGCTTTCATCAGAAACTTGTGGGCGGAAACTTCCCGGGGTTTGCTCTGAGTCTCTTGTCTTGAGGCTTCTCAGCTTCAGATGCAAAGTGAGTGGGTGTCTCtttgagaagcagaaagagagaaggaaagagagaacgAAAGAGAGGTGTTTCCCTTGGCCATGGAAACTCTATAAAGAAAGAGCCGGCTTTTCTTCTCTCGAGCAGTCAGAAAAACAGCGGCCCCGGCCCGGACACCTTGCAGGGGCCAGCCCGCTGAACCGGCTGCCAGCTCGCCGAACCGGCTGCCATGCAGCAGCCCTTGAACTACCCGTACCCCCAAATCTACTGGGTGGACAGCAGTGCCggctctccctgggcccctcccggCTCAGTCCTCCCGTGTCCATCCTCTGTGCCGGGAAGGCCACCGCCACCCAGGAGGCCACCGCCACCACCGCCACCAACACTACCGCCGCCACCACCGCTGGctccgctgccgctgccgcctgTGAAGACGCGGAGGGACCACAACACAGGCGCGTGCCTCCTTGTGATGTTTTTCATGGTTCTGGTGGCCCTGGTTGGACTGGGGCTGGGCATGTTCCAGCTCTTTCACCTACAGAAGGAGCTGGCCGAACTCAGAGAGGTAAGCCAGCGTGTGCATTTGCTGTGCTATGGAGACCGGGTGTAGACAGCTCTGCTGCAGCGGAGGGCGAAGGGATACCGAAGCCCAAAGGGACTGTGGCCTCTTGCAAAGTatattttagtccttttttccTGTCTTCGAAGTGGATCATTCTAGTCGTTCTATTCCAGAGGCAGAGAAATGGAGGCTCAAATGAGTGAAAGGGGTATTTGCTCTCTTGTAAAGGATCAGGGCCCGAATAGGACTGGCAGTGACAATTCTTCCTTTCTCAGCTGGCCAGTCCGCCTGCTGAACCCCTACCTAGAGATTAGtgattcatgaaagaaaaggaatttggagTCTTGCTTAGGAGTGAATTTGTTTAAATGACCAAACTAAATTTCcttgaaaatacttaaaaatatcagAACTCTTCCAAATCACAAAACTGAGGCACGGTGAGACACGATGGCATGGCCAGAGTCTGAGTTAGGAGAGGTTCTGAGGTGTGGAGATTCCCTTCTcaattttattggtttatttgacAACTTTGCCTCCTGTAGCTTAAAGATCTTCATATTTATTatgcatctttttttctctctcttttgccaGTCCACCAGCCAAAGTCATATAGCATCATCTTTGGAGAAGCAAATAGGTGAGTCCTTTAATGCACGTATGTTGAGTTTCTAAAGACAGTCCTCATGGCTGAGCCATGTTGGCTGAAGGCGTTGAATTCCATCCCATTCTTGGACACATGTGTACTACAAAAGGAATCCAGGCTAGTTTGGAATCTTTGGTCATTTTGATTcctcgaactgccctaacatatcgAGTGAATGTAATCATTCAAAATCAGTATAACTGAGTACTGCACACAATTCAAATAATTTCCATTTGACTTTGGAAAGAGATGACACATATCCAGCTTGTTCCAGGCCTGTCCCCTTCCTCAGGCATCCTGGTTTCCATGAACAGGGCAGTGGCTGTAACtcccagggaggtggggggtggagggggcagagacAGATGTTTCTGGGAAAAGTCATCTCCTCTTTAAACTCTGTAAGAGATTACTGAAGAGtcaagctttatttaaaaaaaaatgtctaggatatatttaagcttttatttatttatttatttatttatttatttatttatttattggggggtggcagagggaaagggagagagagagtcttaagcaggctccacacccagcacaaagcctgatgcagggctccatctcaagaccctgagatcatgacctgagctgaaatcaagaatctcatgcttaactgactgagccacccaggtgcccctttaagcttttaaaaagtgggcaatTAATCATCCACATTAAAGTTGTTCTTTTGCACTCACTGGCAGTCTTGGAGGGAAGACTTTGGCCATTTCTCAAGGGCTAGTCCAACTTTCCCCACAAAGGCAATAATGAGCTCCcttcaataataaaagaaagtccTTTGTATGAGATTCAGGACAAGGGAGAAGATGAAAATGTTGAACACTGACCTTGTGTGACACAGTTTGGAAACTGTGGTCAGGTAGATTTAAGATGCTCTGGTTCATTCAACTAAGATTCATTGAACTTCGAATTTGGTAAGAGTTGGAAGGGAGCTTGGAGCAAATCTGGTCCAGTCATCTCACTTCTCGGAAGAGAAACAGAATACCAGATAGATTAGGGATATGCCCCAAATGGCTGGTGTGGAACTGGGGCTAGAAGGAACACAGGCTTCTGGTGCTTTGTCACCTACAGGGCTTTCCAGCATATAGACTGGTGCCCTATGCCCTATGGTCACCCTACTGCTCCAGAATGTAAGCTCTGGAGGAACCATCCCTTGGAAGCTCTGGTCTCTAGTTCTAGGTCCAAGTCCCTAAATGTTAGAAAGCCCAGATATATTCAAGCAGAGTAGaaatatttgttagaaaaataaaacctttggaggatttctaaaataaaatagctttgaAAATCAGTGGAATGTGGCTGGTGAAACAGGTCCCTAATTACTCATATTTCACCCGCTCTCTGGGATCATTTTAGTGATTAAAAGTCAAGTGAATAGATGAGTCAGGTCCACCTCTTCCAGTAAACAAGTACTTTCTTATCAACCCAGATGGACCAGATCTTGGTGAATTTCCCCATGGAGAAGAAAGTAGCAACTTTATTAATAGGAaaagagatgcaaattaaaacaaagggatatccattttcattcatcccattggtaaagatgaaaaaaaaacagattggcAAAAATGTGAGAGAAAATTTTTGCTTAAACATTAATTGACAGCCAAGGAACATGTAAATTGCTATACCTTTTCTGAAGACCAGTTGGAAAATGTACCAAAGGATTAAAAGTGTtaatttactggggcgcctgggtggctcagtcagttaagcaactgcctttgcctcgggtcatgattccagggtgctggaatcgagccccatatcgagccccgcatcaggctctctgctccgaGGGGAGCCTGCAGAacatgcttctttctctccctctgcctgtctctccccctgcttgtgctcacacactctctctctctgtcaaataaataaataaaatctttaaaacaaaaagtgttAATTGACCATGTACTCTCATCACTAAGAATTTATCTTAATAAGGTAATGAGACATAGACccaaaaactcagaaataaggGTGTTTGTCATTTCCTTATAAGGCTATCTATAATAAAGTCAGAAGAAACTTAAATGCCTCTTAACAAGAGATTAAATACATCATGGTATATTCAGAGGGCATCATATGCAGCAAATGAAATCCATATAATTACATTTAAGGCCATGGAGATTGTGTGTTCTACATTGTTAGATAAAAAAGACAAGTTATAAAACAGTAGGCTTAGTTTAAATTGACTATATAAGTGCACATGCATATTTTTATGTTCTCAGTAAAGAATTAGAAGGATTTATAGTTCAACAAATTAACAACGATTTTCTCTGGCATACATGCCAGAAAAACTATTATAGATTATTTAAACGTATTTATTtgctcctttttcattttccatttttccacagTTAACTcattaagtctttaattcattcacAAATGTTTTTGGAGTGCTTCTTATGTGCCAGTGCTGGGTGTTGGTGATGAATGAGAACAAGAGAGACAAGGGTCCTGCCCTTAGGGAGCTTAAGCACGCAGGAAAGGGTaaacaaaagcaagcaagcagacaatataatttcaaattttactaAGTGCAGTGTAACATAGAGTGGTCTGGAAAGTCCCCTCTAAGGAGGTGTTGTGCGCATGCCTGTGTGTGGGGTGGTGTGGGAGGATAGGGGAGAGCATTCCAGCAGTGAGAAcggcatgtgcaaaggccccgggGGCAGGAAACAGTCATCACTGAAGTATAGGatctatttccattttatttcagcaCTTATCCAGCAGATATTTTTACTGAGGACCCTCAATGAGAATCACAGTGTGCAAAGCTCTGTGAGGGATAGAAAGATACGCAACCTGTGGTTCTCTGTTCCATTTCCTGTCAGTACATGGCTGAATGCCAGACTAATTGCACAGATGGTTTGTGGTATAGGAATGTAGAGGAGACTCAGTTTTGCCTTTCCTGTTCGCTAACACCTCATTCATGGTGGGTGGTCTCGGGTGGCTAGAGAGGTCATGATTgttcaggtcatgttctcagctGGTCGGGGCAATGTCACTCCACATGTGGGTTTTACAGGCTAATCGCTATGAGCTTGATGTGGATGAGGGCCTTTCTATGAATCTTTCTTAAACATCTAAGTTGAATTTATTAGCTAAGTGATGGCTCTCTttagttaaaatatttgaagtcagAGAAATAATTCTACTTTTGCAACTGTTGTCTATTTTAACTCTTTCAATTTCCCAAATATTTACTGGTCACATGCCCTGAGTTAGAAACTGAACTAAGTACTCCGTTGGATTAAACATATAGTAggaaatttgcatttatttggggGGAATAAGACAAGTTATACAGTTACCACAGAAATGGGGAGTCAGAACCGACAAAAGAGGGAAAGACAAAGTGATTCTAGGTTTCAAAGGAGGGAAAAACTGTACTGGATTAAAAACACCTGAGAGAATTTCCCCAAGAAAGAGGTATTGCGGGTGGTATTTAGAAGATGATAGGAGTTTACCACAAAGATCTGTTTGGAGGGCATTCTGAGCAGACGAACAGCAGGAGCAAAGGCACAGGGGCTGGAAGCTGGTTGTGTTCAGGTTACATCAGAACTCGTGCAGCCTTGGCCGACGTGAGCAAGCAGAGGAAGTGAGGCTGGACAGACAGGCAGAGATCATGTGGCTGGGGAAAATTTTACACAGTTATACGTTCAATGGGGAGCTACTCAAGGCATTTGAGATCTAAGGATGATTAATTTGGGCAGGTGGTCAAATGCCACTGGGGGGAAGACCTAGTGGCCAGGGGGTGAAATCATAGTCTTTGGCCTCTGTCCTGTGGAGTCCTCAAGGCTGCAGGACAAGTAAAAAAACAAATCCTAATTTGGAACCAGGAGACTTGAGTGTCCCTCCTCTTCTGACACTGAGTAGCTGGGTCTTCCTGGACAAAGCACCCACCTTTTAAGTTCATTTAGCTGTCTATAAGGTGGGACAATAATCTCTATCTCAAAGGACTGTGGCAAGTTCAAATGCAGTGACTGATATGATAGCTCTTTATCAATCAacctttttattgtttctttgtgaCATAATTTGTGCATATGTCTATCtcaatttggtttattttttaacctcttttttcTGAAGTACAGGTTGCTGGGAGTTCTATAGTTTGGACTTGAATGATTAGTATATGTTaaactatattattttatatgtaataacatatatagtatatgttaaaCTATATTAGACTATAGTATGTGTTAGACTgtatcatttatgtttttaaaaaatcacttttatttaaatgatcaGTTGAGTCCCAACAAAAGAATAGTTGGTATCTCATTTTTACATGTATCTTTCATCTCTCTATGATACAGGTCAACCCAACCCACCCTCTGAAAAAAGGGAGCTGAGAAAAGTGGCCCATTTAACAGGTCTGTATCTGAAGGATACATGGGGCTTGGAAAAGCCTTTGACAGAAAGAGTGGCTGGTTGGGTACTGTGCTTGGAGGGAGTTGCTACTTTCTGGTGACAGCATTTGACACCCAAGAATAGTCCCATCTTTCTAGTGAAGTCAGCCTCGCACCCATACTGAACCCCTGCAATTGTCTAGGCCATGTTCTGAACTGGCAAAATGGAGCTGGTTATAACATGACCCCTGCTCATTAGGAGGTCACTCTTTTCAATCATTCCAAAGACCCTTAGGGGATTTGGGGCATGCGTTCAAAAGGTGAGATctgggaagggatggagggatcAATTATTTTAGTCAGCGCTTTTCTGGTTTTCTGGAAGAGCTTCACTCTGCTTTGTGCAAGAGTAGAAGTAGGAGTGAGAGGAAAGGCCCGGTCCTGGCATTGGTGGACTTCCTGCGTGTGGTCATGTAGTGAAGTGAAGTGATTTGAGAGCAATGTGGTGTGGGCATTCCCAGAGCACAATCCATGAATATCCGAAAAGTGGATAAGTATCACAGAAAGTAGTATGCCACTGCCCCTGGAATTATTTAGGCAGAGGCTGTAGAATGATCCAGTTTGGATCaccagatatttattgaacacgtGTTGTATGCCGAGCCTTGGGGGCATGTAGATTAATAACACGtggttcctgccttcaaggaacttaAAATCTAATAAGGAAATACAGGTACATAAGTGATAATTTCAGTAGTGGAGAGCGTTCTCTGCTTAAGGTATGAATATACCGCTGTGTGGAcataaaagaaaggggattttaGCCCAAAGTGGGGGTACTGAGGACTCCTTAGCATAGGTGAGGAGTTGGAACAGATGATCCCTAAGGGTTCTTCCCAACTTTAGAATTTCCTTAGGTTTGGCTTTTTTCCTCATGGAGACACCTCAAAACCTAGAAGTTTTGGTGTTAGTTCTGAAGATCATAGAATCTCTGTTCCAGAGAACTAAAATAATCTCAGTAATGTCTCATTGTAATTGATTAGGATATATGTTATTGTCCCAGTCATGTAGATGA encodes the following:
- the FASLG gene encoding tumor necrosis factor ligand superfamily member 6, producing MQQPLNYPYPQIYWVDSSAGSPWAPPGSVLPCPSSVPGRPPPPRRPPPPPPPTLPPPPPLAPLPLPPVKTRRDHNTGACLLVMFFMVLVALVGLGLGMFQLFHLQKELAELRESTSQSHIASSLEKQIGQPNPPSEKRELRKVAHLTGKSNSRSIPLEWEDTYGIALVSGVKYKKGGLVINDTGLYFVYSKVYFRGQSCNNQPLNHKVYMRNSKYPQDLVLMEGKIMNYCTTGQMWARSSYLGAVFNLTSADHLYVNVSELSLVSFEESKTFFGLYKL